The following DNA comes from Triplophysa dalaica isolate WHDGS20190420 chromosome 5, ASM1584641v1, whole genome shotgun sequence.
aatgtatctctgtCTGTTATCCTAAAGTCTTTCTTTTCAGATTGATCACTATGACTCCTTATAGAGTCCAGATACCAGAGAGGTGTCTTAGAACCtgaaatggaggagatgggtgagATAATACTTCAAGGGGTCATTCACACTTCACAGTTACATCACAGAAGTAGTTACACGGCCTCCCGGTGTAGCACCGGATCCAAATTGTGCAACACAGATTGTTGTAGATACCCATCTCCCAGACATGAACATATAGCATTGTGGACAAACTTTCGCCACTACAAACTCATAAAATGATTATCTGGCATAATCTTAAAAgttatccagactcaaaacaccACACATCGCCTAGGAtgattagtctagatttaaaatatgataCATAAGAAGGATCTATAGCCtgtcatgcatacacacaactgTATAGCATCTCACACATAGGACAAACTCatgatgctgatttaattataagataaaacctgttgttacaattatgttgatttatttgaaaCCTTGCAATGTATATAGTAAATTTGCATGGTTATAGTTTTATGTATGGTAAATGGTTTGATTTCTGATGAAGAGaggtgaaattgaaaatttgtgcaattttcaattgaaatcattggcattgttccaaaccagatAGCACACTGGTTTTTAACATATGTCTAATGATATGTTTAAAGAGTGGTTAGATCTGAAGTGCTGGCGCTTCTGCAATCGGCCTCGCAATTCTCAATCAGATTTTTACCATTGAACATGAGATGGCGTACTGTACACATCAACATTCACAGATTGTTTTGACAACAGCTATATTAGAGATTCAGAATATGTCCTAATACTTCTTTGTAACGATAGATCTGCAGGGTTAACTCGTATTTGAGTATTCTGAATTACTATTATGGTTATTAAAATGAGTTATATAACTATACCATATTATGCATAACGTTGTATctggattttataaatacatgaaaatacatttataagcatactgtagatttgtattttggttgcaatatatttaaaagatataattataaactattattttatgatgtatacCACTGGAGAATATGCcagttaaattgacttttgccACTCTTCCTATAAAATACTCAGAGTATCTAAATTCCACTATAGTAGTGAAGAATCAGGTAATCAAATGGGATCACTTTAtgtggctttggatgaaattgAGACCTTATTCACCACTCGCACCAGGTaccatgaaatatatatatatagtttttttttttgttgtaaccCTTTATAATCTTCTCCCAATGTTATTAAGGTCATCAGTGTTCAGTTGTTGTATGCTTATGCAGATGCCATTCAGGTGTCTCATACACAATGATGTGTTATTAGTGAGATGAATTCCTTAACCTAGGGAGCTGCGCTGCAAACCATACCTTCTACTTAGATGTTCCTAAGGATAAATGGGTCAGATAAATATCATGGGGAGGATACtactacacacagatgtttctcttcgGTGGGAAGACACCTTCTGCAAATAGAGCACATGGGCTCTGACTGAATGGACTTGGTACAACAAATTATATTGCAGACTATCTGACTTAGGTGGAAACCAACCTGGGCAAAAGAACAGCAAAGATCCACCTGCTCTGCACAGTACCAGCTCTACAGAGACTTCTAAGGTAATAATTGATATACAAAGATCAAAAAATGCCTAACTGTGTCCCCTTAGGGACTGCTCTGAGATTGCCCCAAGGGGTCAGGGGAGGaactgtaaggcagctggaaaagtgcaaagaattaaggttgtttgtaaagctgggactaaacaatcaaacaccattttgttgctagattctgaggaatgatatcctgccctcccctaAGGTTTTGTTGATTCCCAAGAATTGAACCCcatcttcttatcacacctctccccttcatctcttcaggccctgatcactaggaaaaaaaaatgcttacgctttattctgtgtatatcatttattgtcatagtatgaagtatgaagtttgatgattaatgtttggtattgttttaaaggtcatggtgcgatgggtgaaagggtctagttctttcaaatctaacaaggagtatattaaaactgtttaaactttaatccataacctgcactcctctaaagaggattggctttatctgggaatcctgttcacagataaattggcatcccatttgatgatctcgtcagccacgagttaaactaaatttcacagtgaccattgtattcacaatgaacattgagtacagtatatcattcttgggtataaaaggtgcattggcaaaagactcagggaagcttctgtaaccagaacttcccacactgcaactgtgagtcttgattttaccaggtatgataaactttgaattattttttcattttaaccataTAATTGTGTCTATGGCTGTGTTTGTGGGAATTTTGGTCACCTGCGGATGTTGCTGTTGTGTGCCGTGTATTAGATCATTATGTAACCGCCTAATTGTTACTGCAATTGAAAAACGAGAGCCCCCACCATATGTCATGCCATTGTTGACCACAGACCACTTCTATGATGACAGTGAGGAGGAGGACAAAGACAATGTATGAGGAAATGTTTTGTATCAATTACAATTATATATcaattacaatttaatatgtcatttacaatttacatgttaagtatAATTTGTCTGTTTCTTACCATTTAAGGGTGATgacaataatgtgtgtgtgacctctttcagaggtcaagagagggattgaagggttttatatattttatctgggttctatatgttttatctaagggtttatatcaattacattttctgagtgtgtttttatatgattattacttattactgcttaccttatataacattacattattttactatgttgagtagggtctcaaaatattagtgcaaaatggtattttcaacaggatgtgggggttgtgtgtgtgtgtgcagcattccAGGCAGGAAAGGAGGACAGGAGAGTATGCTACACATCAACGCACATACCCATATAGCGTGGGGTCTAAGCAACAAAGTTTATGTGGAAACTGGGTGGGGGAAGTGTGTTATcttgcagatagtaaaagaagaaggacgtagtctacgaaaatatgagatgaagcatcactccattggacacaaagaaagtagcagaggtcaaggcgctcaggggttggccactgtccgaagcaagcttgaagacacacccacacatacacatataaaaatgttgtacacTGTTTGAGCGGGGCTGATTCTCTCTGTGAAGACTTTTTTTTGTCTGAGATAAGCCCAGCGCTGAGATTCaacttaataaacttcaacttttgttcatCCGAAGTCCATAAAGCCAATTTTTGAACGCGCAGGACAGCAGATGTCCAtcagagccagctgacggtttaaaaaagaaaaaaaactccgACAGGCGGAGACGCAACGCGAggcgcattctaccaagcaccacgtctgatCAAACTCCACGTTTACCAAAACTCTTCtcgttaataagtaagtactacaaaccgaagtaaaaaacaaacctgaagctgaagaaaccctaaacgttaacggaaaacaCCCgcaaacctgagtgactgagggagagacacaTAGACAGAGCGCTGTTCTAttctcagtgttctgtgtgtgagtgagcggagcgggacacagtcagcaacacaatgaggagttttattcaatccgagcacagatattgattcgtattactcgtatgatactcgtactcggcaaaagtgctttatccggctcaactctaatcacaatcatatttcatgtttatgtcatttcttcatcatcagtacagagtttaatgactgaagtcactttgagttcaggacactcctgtcagagtgatgtcttacctgtaaatctgacagtatatgtgactgaggtcttgatgtcattcttgtgtttgagcacacatctcaactctgtgttgtcgtcttcattcacgagtgttgtagtcagagagatgagacagagttcatctgatctaatctgatatctggagtctgtctgtagatcaacatcagtctgattcatccacaccagctgaaATCCATCATAACTGAACATATAATAACAGTCATATGTAAACagctgacaggagagagtgacaggtgtgtttgctcttatctcagtctgtgatgatgatgatgatgaagacactgaaacacaaatcacacaacacactctcagtactcatgagtttcagtgaaaacacaagagataaagagaactgtgatctgaagttaaacatgttcatataaatgaagagaaacactgaccatgaagaacatgtagaaaAACATGTGAGTCAGGTTCATGATGACTttcattcacatattgtctgcaGGTGTAAAgtccaccatcatgttgtgttgtgttatagatgttgagagagcagtcagatgtcagactcagtctctcagatctctctgtgttattcttccttattcctccagtaaacacttctaCTGCAGGTGATGTTGTATAATTATTGTAGatccatgtagttgaggagcattgatgaagagcatcattacaggacagagacacactttcaccagaactgatgaacaaATGAGTCTCTTGTGCCCCtctcacacctgaaacagcagaggacatcattcatattaatacatcacaatatattcaaacagtttaatatttatctcTCAATGACAgatagttttttattatttttacatcacataAATCAGAAGTTTTGACAGAAGATAATGTGATCTAGTTCCTCTATCATTGACTCTTGACCTCAGACTTTTGAATGTGGATGAAGTTCTcaaacatttacagtttttaatgctaaattaaagataaatcttcttttgttttgttatttgatgAACATTAGTGGCatgagtcacagcagcaggtttaagatcgcggcccctttaagagctgccTCAGGACGCAGATCTGACCGTCACCGCACTCCCATTTTCACAACACTTcgcattcatttaagattttattttacactttgaAGTCTGTGCTTAAGGAAGTGCTAGACAAAAACGGGCTTTCTGTCGTAATCTTGTGTGGTTTTATCCATTAAAGGACGAAAGAGAAGTTAACACAGATGtgctgtctgacagagattcacaGACTCAGCCTTTAGCCTTTTACTGTTCACACCAGACTGGACCTTGCGTTGCGTTCTGCTGCGTCCCACAGTTTAGAAGCTCTCTTTCTTCATTGAACATGTCAAAGCAACTGTTTCGAATCACGCTTAGGTGGTTTAAAAGCCGGAAGATGAATAAGAGCCTGAATACATACAATGAgtcattttatgtatatacaccgcgggcacacccttacatgtaatttatcatattgcacagccatgtttctatagtagcactacacgtaCAAACTGAgagcgtttcgtaaaacgaaggatgcaggactatgttcttcttctttggCTGTGTTTTGGATGCAGCTTGCAAAGcaactacatagaaggattagcagaagaagaggaagaacaataacaaaatttacatgtcgtgttttttattagaaatagaaacggttctttgttgcagaaAGAAGTGAAAtgtgcgctaatggcggaccacacatactctgcaaaAGAGCCCAtagcgtcaatctgttcgttcaaaaaagagaaaatacgatgctgCAAGGCAAAGTtgagaca
Coding sequences within:
- the LOC130420695 gene encoding uncharacterized protein LOC130420695 isoform X1 gives rise to the protein MTEKSDICLLGLILLSSLFTGVRGAQETHLFISSGESVSLSCNDALHQCSSTTWIYNNYTTSPAVEVFTGGIRKNNTERSERLSLTSDCSLNIYNTTQHDGGLYTCRQYVNESHHEPDSHVFLHVLHVSSSSSSSQTEIRANTPVTLSCQLFTYDCYYMFSYDGFQLVWMNQTDVDLQTDSRYQIRSDELCLISLTTTLVNEDDNTELRCVLKHKNDIKTSVTYTVRFTDSNKILVTTTNPERFSTLITPETTQQQQQDSNKILVTTTNPERFSTLITPETTQQQQQDSNKILVTTTNPERFSTLNTPETTQQQASTTTSIIIRGMKC
- the LOC130420695 gene encoding uncharacterized protein LOC130420695 isoform X2, which gives rise to MTEKSDICLLGLILLSSLFTGVRGAQETHLFISSGESVSLSCNDALHQCSSTTWIYNNYTTSPAVEVFTGGIRKNNTERSERLSLTSDCSLNIYNTTQHDGGLYTCRQYVNESHHEPDSHVFLHVLHVSSSSSSSQTEIRANTPVTLSCQLFTYDCYYMFSYDGFQLVWMNQTDVDLQTDSRYQIRSDELCLISLTTTLVNEDDNTELRCVLKHKNDIKTSVTYTVRFTDSNKILVTTTNPERFSTLITPETTQQQQQAIFEPIY